Below is a window of Leisingera sp. M658 DNA.
GCCCGCAGAAGTCCCAGGCCAGCGGCCAGAATTCCTGTGGCCGGGCAACCGACCAGGCGTGCAGATCCGCGAAGCTATCCAGCGCCCGGCCTGCGGTTTTCGCAGCCTGCGTCATGAAATCACACAGCAGCAGAGGTTTGCGGCGCGCCGAAAGATCCGGCTGCCAAAGAAGCGGAGCGGTTGTCATGGCATCATTCGTGGTTAGAGAGCGGTCGTCAGGTCATCGTCGGATCGTCAAGAAGCTTGACTTTCCGCGTCAATAGCGCAGGACATGACGCGACGCCTATACAGTTTTGGTCAGATAACATACAGATGCCGCCAAATCCGCCGCCGATCTTTGAATTTCTGCTGTTCGACGGGTTTTCGAACATGGTGCTGGCCAGCGCTATGGAACCCCTGCGTGATGTGCGGATGAACGCAGGTCAGGAGACAGCGGGCTGGCGGGTCACCACTCTGGACGGGGGCGCCTGTGCGCAGTTCCAGCGGGCTGCAAATCACGCCGGACGGCGGTTTTGACGAACACGCGGGCAACCGCACCCTGGTGCTGGTTGCGGGTTACCGCGTGCGCGGGCAGCTCAGCCCGGCGCTGCTGGCAAAACTCAGAACCGCCGCCCGGCAGGCAAAGCTGGTTCTGGCGCTGGACACCGCCGCCTGGCTGCTGGCCGCAGCGGGGCTGCTGAACGGCCATACTGCACGATCCATTGGCAGGAGCTGGACGCTTTTGCCGAGGCCTTTCCCAAGACCGAAGTCTCTACCGCGCGGTTTGTGCGTTCCGGCCCGTTCCTCACCTGCGGCGGTGCCAGCACCGCGCTGGATTTGATGCTGAGCCTCATTCAGGACCTCTATGGATCCGCCGCAGCCTTTGGCGCCTCGACCATGTTTGTCTATGACCCCTCACGCCAGTCGGAACTGAACCGCGGCGCCGCCCGATTGGAGCAGAAGGGCTCGCCCAAGGTGCTGAAAGCTGCAAACCTGATGGCAGAGACGATCGAGGCGCCTTTGAATACTGCCGAGCTGGCAAAGCGTGTATCGCTGTCCGAACGCACCCTGGCCCGCGCCTTTCAGCGCGAATTGGGCATGACACCGGGCAAATACTACAAGATGCTGCGGCTGCAGCACGCCCGTTACCTCTCCGAGGAAACCCATCTGAGCCTGGAGCAAATCGCGCTGCGCTGCGGGTTTTCCTCGGCGTCCTCATTGGGGCGGTCGTACAGCGGGCTTTATGGCCGGACCCTGCGCGAGGCGCGGGTTCAGGAACGGCCTTGGGTGGCATCCGGCGATAACGGCAGGGGACGCTAGGACACAGCAGCCGGCACCCGTTTTTCATCCCGCGGCGGCACCCCGAATTTGCGGGCATATTCCCGGCTGAACTGGGTCGCGCTTTCATAGCCCACATCATAAGCCGCCGCCGCCACCGAGGTGCCGCCGCTGATCAGCAGGCGGCGGGCCTCCATCAGGCGCAGCTCCTTTTGGTACTGCAACGGCGTTGTCGAGGTCAGGGATTTGAAATGCTCATGAAAGCTGGACTGGCTCATCCCCGCCGCGGCGGCCAGATCCGCCACCGGCAAGGGCGCCTTGTACCGGTCCCGCAGCATCGCAATTGCCTTGGAAATCCGGCTGGCCGGACTTTCATGCAGCAGCAGCTGCCGCAGCATGCCGCCATGCTGGGCGCGCAGCAGGCGGAAATGGATCTCCCGCAGCACCAGGGGCGCCAGCGCCTGGACCTCGACCGGGTTCTGCGACAGGCGGAACAACCGCCCGACCGCATCAATCAGCGCTGCATCGCTGTCTGCCACGCTCATCGAATGCGCCGCCTTTTCCTGCCCGTCCGCCACGCCGATCTCGTCATAGAGGCTGCGCGCCGTGGCCAGATCAAGCCGCAGCGCCAGAGAGACATAGGGCTGGTCCGGCGTCGCATCAGTCACCCCAGCATTCACCGGCAAGGCATGGCTGACAATCAGCGACATGCCTGCGCCGTAGCGGACACTGCGGTCCTCCAGCTGTGCCTCCTTGGCGCCTTGCAGGACCAGGCACATGATCGGCTCATAGATGATCGCCTCAAACCGGGTCGGGTTCTCGCAGCACAGCGCGTAAAACCCATCGACCCCAGTTTCGCTGCCGGTCTCTAGCCCGCCGGTTTGGCGGACAAACTCAGCCACGTCGGTTATCAGATCCTGCGGCACCATGGGCGTGTCTCCTCTTGGTGCTGAATATAGGTGGCGTGCCGCAAGGAAAAAACCGCAAATCCCGGCGCGCCGGAGGATCAGGCAGATCATCCGGAGGATCAGGCACGGCGATCCGCCTTACCCGCCCTACCTTGCCGGTAGCAAGAACAGAACAGCCTGTCAGTGCCCGGTCCGCACCGGGCGGTCTATTTCAGCCAAGGGGAGGCCCCGCAGCCATGACAACAACATTGAAACTCAACGGTCAAACACATCAGGTCGAGGCCGAGCCGGGAACCCCGCTGCTGTGGGTGATCCGGGATGAGCTGAAGCTGACCGGCACCAAATTCGGCTGCGGTGTCGCGTCTTGCGGCGCTTGCACCGTGCATCTGGACGGTGAACCGGTACGGTCCTGCCAGACTTATGTCGAGGACGTGGAAGGCGCTGAAATCACCACCATCGAAGGGCTGGAGACCAAGGTCTCGCAAGCAGTGCAGGCCGCCTGGGTCGAGCTGGATGTGGTGCAATGCGGTTATTGCCAGTCGGGCCAGATCATGTCTGCCGTGGGCTTGCTGACCGAAAACCCCAAGCCGACCGTGGAAGAGATCGACGATTACATGAACGGCAACGCCTGCCGCTGCGCCACCTACCAGCGCATCCGCGCCGCGATCCTGCGCGCATCCGACATGATGGAGGCCTGATATGACCCTGAACACCTCCCGCCGCGGTTTTCTGAAAAGCGCCGCCGCCGCCGCCACGGTTCTCTATGTGGGCGCCCGCGCCGATGGCGTGCTGGCAGCCGGTTCTGCTCCGGCACAGCTGAACCCGTTCGTGAAAATCGACGCTGACGGCACCGTCACCGCCATCGTCAAGCATTTCGAAAAAGGCCAGGGACCGGCCACCGGCCTGACCACCCTGATCGCCGAAGAGCTGGGTGTTTCGATCGAAGACATCCGTTACGAATTCGCGCCCTCCGATCCGTCGCGCTACAACAACCTGATGTTCGGGCAGTTCCAGGGCACCGGCGGCTCAACCGCGATGGCGAACTCGTTTATGCAATACCGTCAGGCCGGGGCTGCGGCGCGGGAGATGCTGATCTCTGCGGCGGCCAAGGACTGGGGCGCCGACCCCGCCGCGCTGACCATCGAAGACGGCATCATCAAGGGCGCAGGCCAGGAGGCGCCGCTGGCGGAATTTGTTGCCGCCGCCGCGCAGATGGAGGCCCCGGCAGAGCCGCGTCTGAAAGATCCCAGCGAATTCCGCCTGATCGGCAATGCTGCAGTAAAGCGCAAGGATTCCCTGCCCAAAACCAATGGCACCGCGAAATATGCGATGGACCTACATCTGCCAGGACAGATGGTTGTGGTGATTGCCCGCAGCCCGCGCATGGGCGGTTTGGCAACCGGTTTTGACGATGGCGATGCCAAGGCGGTCAAAGGTTACATCCGCGCTGCCATCCTGCCCAACAAGGCGGGTCTTGCGGTCTATGCCGAAGACACCTGGGGCGCGTTTCAGGCGCGTGAAGCGATCAGCGTGGAGTGGGATTTCTCCGCCGCCGAAAGCCGCAGCTCGGACCAGATCCGCAAGGAGCTGCTGGCCGCAGTGAACGCGGCGCCGCAGTTTAATGCCAACGGTGCTGACCAATCCGCCACCGCAGCGCTGATCGACGGGGCTGAAAAGGTGGTGGATCACACTTTCTATTTCCCGTTGCTGGCGCATGCGCCGATGGAGCCGCTGACCTGCACCATCGAGGCTGACGCGGACGGCGGCGTCACCCTGCATGACGGCGCCCAGATGCCAACCGGCCCGCATATGGCAATGGCGGAAATCTTCCAGCTGCCGATGGAGAAAATCCGCATCAACACGATGTTTGCCGGCGGCTCCTTTGGCCGCCGCGCCACGCCGACGGCGGATTACCAGGTGGAAGCTGCATTGGCCTTTGTCCTGACCGACCGGACCCGCCCGGTGAAACTGGTCTGGTCGCGCGAGGATGACATCACCGGCGGCTATTACCGCCCTGCCGTAGCACACCGGGTGCGCGTGGGGCTGAACGGCGATGGCAGCATCACCGGCTGGGACCACCGGGTGGCGGCCCAGTCGATCATGAAGGGCACCCCGTTCGAGGCCTTCACGGTGCATGACGGCGTTGATCACAGCTCGGTCGAAGGTGTGGCGGACAGCCCCTACCGGATTCCCGGCCAGTTCGTCGGTCTCACTGACACGGCCAAGGCCACCACGGTTTTGTGGTGGCGCTCGGTCGGGCACACCCACACCGCCTATGTGATGGAAACCATGATGGACGCAGCCGCCCGCGCCGCGGGCCGCGATCCGGTGGCGTTCCGGCTGGCACTGCTGGAGGGCGGCGGCGCCGATCAGCAGCGTCTGGCAGGGGTTTTGAAACTGGCTGCCGAGAAGGGCCGCTGGGGCAGCGCGCCCGAGGGCCGCAGCCAGGGCATCGCCGTCCACAAAAGCTTTGGCAGCTATGTGGCCGAGGTGGTGGAAATCTCCGGCAATGCAGCGGACGGCGTGCAGATCGAAAAAGTCACCTGTGCGGTGGATTGCGGTATCGCGGTCAACCCGGATGTGATCATCGCGCAGATGGAGGGCGGCATCGGCTATGGCCTGGGCCATGCGATGCGGGATGAAATCACCCTGACAGACGGCGCGGTGGATCAATCCAATTTCCCCGATTACGAGCCGCTGCGGATCGGTGACATTGCCGCCATCGAGGTGCATATCCTGCCCTCCGCCGAAGCCCCCACCGGGGTGGGCGAACCCGGCACGCCGCCCGCCGCGCCGGCGCTGGCCAATGCCATTGCAGCCCATGGCCCGCAGGTGACGGAACTGCCGATGAACCTTAACGGCGTCAGTTTCACCTGACCTTTTCCCCGCATCGGGACTGATGCCTGGTGCGGGGTTTGCAGCGCTGTTCAAAGCAGCCCCATGGCGATGGCTGAATGCGGCGTGATACCCAGATCAGCAAAGCCTGCCATCGCCTCACCGGCGGTATTGTCCTGCCGCATCAAGGCGACCTGCGCCTGGGTCAGCGGCGGATTGCGCATCACCCAAAGCACCGCCGCCGCCATCCGCCACAGCGCAAAAGGCACCGGCAGCAGCAACCGGCGGCGGCCGCAACGCGCCGTCAGGCGCTGCAGGATGCCGCGGTAGGTGAGGATATCCGGCCCGCCCAGCTCAAACACTTTTCTGCGCGCGTGCGGAGCGTCGAGCAACCGGCAGACGGCTTCTGCCACATCCCCCGCCCAGACCGGCTGCAACCGCGTGCGCCCGGTGCCGAACAGCGGGATCACCGGCAAGCGGTCAACGATTTTTTGCAGATCGCCGAAAAAGGCGCCGCTGCGGCTGAACATCACGCCGGGCCGCAAAACGATGGCGCCGGGACAGATACTGCGGACAGCCGCCTCGCCTTCGGCGCGGCTCCGCACATAGGCTGATGGGGAATGCAGGCTGGCACCGATCCCGGAAATATGGATCAGCCGCTGGCCGTTGTTCCGCCGCACGATCCGGGCAATTCTTTGGGCGCCCTCGACGTGAATGTCCTGGAAACTCTGGCCGCGGCTCTCGGCGTAGCAGCCGATGCAGTTGACCACGGCCCCAAAGCCCGACAGAGCCTGTGCTAATCCGTCCGGGTCTGCCAGATCCGTTTTGACCAGCCGGATGCCATTGCTGGCAAAGCCGCTCTGCGCTGCTGCCGCCTTGGGGGACCGTGTGCCGGTACTGACTTGGCAGCCGTGCTCCTGCAGCCGGCGCGCTACCCGCTGGCCGAGAAACCCCGTACCGCCAAGCACAATCACAATCCGGGCACTGGTCATCATGGGGAAACGCTCCTCATCAGGCCGGGCACCAAAGGCCGGCCCCCGCAGGGTCCCGCCACGCGCAGCGCCCGCCCGGGGCACGAGACGCAGCGGACGGGAACAACCCATAGCCTTCCACCACATAGCGCGGCGGCCCCTGCGGGCCACTTGCGGACGGCCCGGACGGCCCGGACGGCCAGGTGATAGGCCAGCCCCAGCCCGATCGCGCCGCCGCCAATGATGATAATCCGCGCCTTACCCGGCACTGCCAGATGTTTGACGCAGGATTGACTTGGCCACAGGCGCAGCAAGCCGGAAACCGCCCTGCCAGGTGAACGGCGGGACGGCTAAGGGCATGCCTTGTTCTATAAAACGCCTCGGGAAGGGTCAGCGCATCACAAAGGGATCAGGGATCGGCTCGTCGCTGGTGCGCAGCCAGACGGATTTGACCTTGGTGTAATCCAGCGCTGCCTGCAGCCCGCCCTCACGGCCGTGGCCGGACAGGCCGTGGCCGCCAAAGGGCGCAATCGGGCTGACCGCGCGGTAGGTGTTGACCCAGACAATGCCCGCCCGGATGCCCCGGATCATCCGGTGCGCGCGGGTGAGGTTCCGGGTGAACACTCCAGACGCCAGCCCAAAGGCGGTGCTGTTGGCAATCTCCAGCGCCTCAGCCTCAGTCTCGAAGCTGACGACCGACAGGACCGGGCCAAAGAATTCGTTCGACAGGCAGGGCGCCTCCGGCGCTTCGGAGCAATCC
It encodes the following:
- a CDS encoding (2Fe-2S)-binding protein, whose protein sequence is MTTTLKLNGQTHQVEAEPGTPLLWVIRDELKLTGTKFGCGVASCGACTVHLDGEPVRSCQTYVEDVEGAEITTIEGLETKVSQAVQAAWVELDVVQCGYCQSGQIMSAVGLLTENPKPTVEEIDDYMNGNACRCATYQRIRAAILRASDMMEA
- a CDS encoding helix-turn-helix domain-containing protein, coding for MLSLIQDLYGSAAAFGASTMFVYDPSRQSELNRGAARLEQKGSPKVLKAANLMAETIEAPLNTAELAKRVSLSERTLARAFQRELGMTPGKYYKMLRLQHARYLSEETHLSLEQIALRCGFSSASSLGRSYSGLYGRTLREARVQERPWVASGDNGRGR
- a CDS encoding xanthine dehydrogenase family protein molybdopterin-binding subunit, producing MTLNTSRRGFLKSAAAAATVLYVGARADGVLAAGSAPAQLNPFVKIDADGTVTAIVKHFEKGQGPATGLTTLIAEELGVSIEDIRYEFAPSDPSRYNNLMFGQFQGTGGSTAMANSFMQYRQAGAAAREMLISAAAKDWGADPAALTIEDGIIKGAGQEAPLAEFVAAAAQMEAPAEPRLKDPSEFRLIGNAAVKRKDSLPKTNGTAKYAMDLHLPGQMVVVIARSPRMGGLATGFDDGDAKAVKGYIRAAILPNKAGLAVYAEDTWGAFQAREAISVEWDFSAAESRSSDQIRKELLAAVNAAPQFNANGADQSATAALIDGAEKVVDHTFYFPLLAHAPMEPLTCTIEADADGGVTLHDGAQMPTGPHMAMAEIFQLPMEKIRINTMFAGGSFGRRATPTADYQVEAALAFVLTDRTRPVKLVWSREDDITGGYYRPAVAHRVRVGLNGDGSITGWDHRVAAQSIMKGTPFEAFTVHDGVDHSSVEGVADSPYRIPGQFVGLTDTAKATTVLWWRSVGHTHTAYVMETMMDAAARAAGRDPVAFRLALLEGGGADQQRLAGVLKLAAEKGRWGSAPEGRSQGIAVHKSFGSYVAEVVEISGNAADGVQIEKVTCAVDCGIAVNPDVIIAQMEGGIGYGLGHAMRDEITLTDGAVDQSNFPDYEPLRIGDIAAIEVHILPSAEAPTGVGEPGTPPAAPALANAIAAHGPQVTELPMNLNGVSFT
- a CDS encoding complex I NDUFA9 subunit family protein; amino-acid sequence: MMTSARIVIVLGGTGFLGQRVARRLQEHGCQVSTGTRSPKAAAAQSGFASNGIRLVKTDLADPDGLAQALSGFGAVVNCIGCYAESRGQSFQDIHVEGAQRIARIVRRNNGQRLIHISGIGASLHSPSAYVRSRAEGEAAVRSICPGAIVLRPGVMFSRSGAFFGDLQKIVDRLPVIPLFGTGRTRLQPVWAGDVAEAVCRLLDAPHARRKVFELGGPDILTYRGILQRLTARCGRRRLLLPVPFALWRMAAAVLWVMRNPPLTQAQVALMRQDNTAGEAMAGFADLGITPHSAIAMGLL
- a CDS encoding DJ-1/PfpI family protein, encoding MRSSSGLQITPDGGFDEHAGNRTLVLVAGYRVRGQLSPALLAKLRTAARQAKLVLALDTAAWLLAAAGLLNGHTARSIGRSWTLLPRPFPRPKSLPRGLCVPARSSPAAVPAPRWI
- a CDS encoding AraC family transcriptional regulator, translating into MVPQDLITDVAEFVRQTGGLETGSETGVDGFYALCCENPTRFEAIIYEPIMCLVLQGAKEAQLEDRSVRYGAGMSLIVSHALPVNAGVTDATPDQPYVSLALRLDLATARSLYDEIGVADGQEKAAHSMSVADSDAALIDAVGRLFRLSQNPVEVQALAPLVLREIHFRLLRAQHGGMLRQLLLHESPASRISKAIAMLRDRYKAPLPVADLAAAAGMSQSSFHEHFKSLTSTTPLQYQKELRLMEARRLLISGGTSVAAAAYDVGYESATQFSREYARKFGVPPRDEKRVPAAVS